Within the Takifugu rubripes chromosome 8, fTakRub1.2, whole genome shotgun sequence genome, the region aatgtcaGTGAAACAAACATGCTGTTGGAAAACATCCCAAAATCAGAACGGATCCTCTTGTTGAATGCAAACTGCACTCCTGAATCGTGTAGTCCAGTGAGGAGAGAGCAACAATAAAGGTTTGGTTTAGAAACACAGGTCAGGTTATGACACGTAGACGTGAGGAGCTCATTTCATGTTGGAGGAGTAAAAACCTTCATGTTAAATTCGGAAGATTTCATTGTGctttaatgttgttgttttttttgggggggggcaaagctggtgaagcaggaaaGAGCGTTGAATCAAagtaaaatgaaaaccaaaaagAGCCATTTCATCATCAAAGGCTTGTTTGGGGCTCAGAAGTAGAGGCGCCTTATAAGACTGGTACCACGTTCTGTCCACttctttccatcatttcctcccccctcccagcctCTCTTCACTGGTCGGGTCATTTGAGTGGGGGAGGGAAGGAACCTGGAGCAGGAAAGGAATGGAGACAGTGTGGGggacctgggggggggtcagatggTCAGGTCGCTGTTGGCGCTGGTGATGTTTCAGCGTTTTACCTCTTCagtagaggaagaagaggcgcgtCCGATGAGAGGTGGCCATGTTCTCCGACATGTTGCGGACTTTCAGGTAGTTGATGAAACCCCTGAAAAAGAGCAGGAgacctgcgggggggggggggggggggggggacacagccTATTCAGCGCTGGAGGAGCGACGCTAATGCAACGCTCATGGTGCAACACTCACCGAGCAACAGGAAGATCCACCAGAGCCAGTACTGCCCGTTAAAGTAGCCGGTGAAGTAATCGGAAAACTGGTTGAAGAGGGGAGAAAGGCTCAGTTAGATTTCAACCTAAAAGCTTCCAAAATGTCTCCCCACATCAGACGTACCCTGACGATAAGGATCCATTTGATGAGGGAAAGGCCGAAGCCACAGATGGCGCCGTAGCGTCCCGCGATGGTGTTGGTCAGACAGAAGGACAGGCAGAAGCCGATCCAGTTGAACAGGAAGGCCACTGGAGGAATAAACGCTCCGTTAATGCAACAGCGGCGGAATTCCTTCCACGCCGGTGGGGAACACTTACTGAAGAAGGCCAGCATGAAGATTCCGTCGTTGCCGACTCGAAGCTGGTCGGCGTCGCTGAAGTCGTCTCTGGGGGGGAACTCGTCATCCTGGCGGCGAGACGGAGAGCGAATATGCGTCAGTTCCCGCCGTGACGTTCACCGGGCGGGAAACGAGGCCGCGGTTCTTACCTGGGGCGTCACCTCCACAGAGGAGACGGCCATGGTGGCGGCTTTGGCCTTCTCCGCCTCGTCATACGTGGGCAGCGAGGTGGCGACGCTGTAGGGTGGAGGCACTGGGAAGTCCCCTTGGAAACTACTCCCTGGCAACGGGAGAACAGTACAGTTTGAATGGAAAGGAAAAAGTTTCCAGCCCCGCGGTGACGTGGGTGGACAAGAATGAGGGCCCCCACAAGGAAAAGTGCTGCACACACCGGGGGCTGCAGCCGCCGCTCCCAGGGCGATGGACGCATAAGGAGGCGGAGgcacctctccctctccctgactCCACGACCCCGACGGCCCCTCCGCCGCCGCGGCGACGCTGGTGGACggagccgggccgggccgggcctgGCCGTGGTCCTGGTTGGACGTGGCCGCCTGGGACGAAGTGCAGGGCTGCTCGCTGGACGAAGCCTCCGAGGAGTCGTCCTCGTTGtgcaactgggggggggggggggggggaagaaacgGGTCAGCTGAGAGCACAGGCAAAAGCGCACGTCTGCTCGCCGTTTACCTCAAGGCCGAGAGGAGTAATACAGCGGTAAAGAGCTGCTGTGCGTGAATGCTGGCTCAcgtgtcacttcctgaacaCCTGCGTCGAGCTTCCAGGACTCCAAAATGATTCCAAGGTCATTTAGGAAAAGGTCAGCGTCATTCATTTATCGCGTCTCGCAAAATGGATCGCTGCGATTGCACAGAAAATGCAccgacattttttttaaacgtgttGGCGTGTTTAGGGTGCGTGTTGCCACGGAGACGACTGTCGTCGCACCATAAAGTGCTGTCCTGGGCCTGTGCAGTCAGGAGCGTGTGGATTCTGCTGGGCTGTGTCTGAGCTCCACTGTTTGCCCTCAGCAGAATATTTTGACACTGTAAGCaaagagagcgagcgagcgagtgtgtgtgtgtgtgtgtgtgtgtgtgtgtgtgtgtcaacacaGGAGGCTCTGTAAAAAAGCGATCCGAGCGTCCGCTTCAGCAACAGCTGAGGCGCTCGTGTCTGGCGTCTCATCCGGGATTATTTATTAAACCAAATGCCGACGTGACGCCTGATGCCAGTCACATGTCAGGAATGACAGGCGAGCAGGGCTCACTCCTTCAAGACGACCCGTTTGTGCACGAGTGGCTGAATGAGTCGAGGCCGGGTCAGAACCGCTCACGGGCTGTTACGCAAGATGTTAACACAGCCACCAGGAAGGGGTTGTTTTCAGTAGATTGGCCAAAATGTGCCAAGAGATCAGCAGAAGGGTCGACCTCTCGCCACCCAGACCCAGTCTTACTTCGCAGGGAACAAAAAAGTCGATTCTTCTCGAGGCCCGCGCCTTGAAAAACTGGAAGCACAGCAGCTCCGATTAGCTTGGGCTCACATTGGATCCTGTGGGATTATCAGTCGCACAGACCCAAAACCGCAGGAACCCAAAGCACAAAGGGGACTTTATCTCAGCTGGGCCGGACCGCTCTCAAACACGCCATTGTTCCCTTATAAATCaagcagaacaacagcagccTTCAGATGTAATATTCACCAGACTGTAAGGCTGAAAAGACGAACTCAGCAAACCGTGAAACACATGAACGATTGAAATGGGACTCAAATAAACAGGTTATTGGGTCTGACCAGATCCACATGATTGCCCAATGGATATTTGGTCGGTTTCCCGTGTCATCGTGGATGTGGCTTATCGTACTCAAAGAGgagcaaataaaaagaaagtaaatatcAGGAACTGTTTGTTTGGACTTTGCCTGAAAACCGGGCCTACGAAATGACATCTGGACAGgaaagctaacgttagcctccGAGATGCGGAAGTGCGTAACAATTCCGAGAAAAAACAACCCGAAATAGCCATAAATTTTTAAGAGACGTCTTGAGCAGAGACGTCTCGTGTATGTATGTGAAACACTCCATTCAAGTTAAATGAATCATGATTAAACGAATGTGTCTTTGGGCTAGGCCTCAGTCAGCCCAAGCTCACATACGGTGTTTTGATCGACACTCACCACTTGGTATCGGCTAGATGGGTCCATCCCGACGATGTTCAGCCGGCAGGCAACGCCAGccgagaatttaaaaaaaaacaaaaaacttgcTCGTTGCGGCTCCAACGATCCTGATCAATTTCTTTTTCAATAACGGCGAATGTGAGAAGAGAGAGCGAAAGAAATGGCTGCAATAACGTAAGAGTCTGCTTCGGAAAACACCGTTGTTGTCAACCACAGTATGAAGTTGGTGTGCAGATTGAGAGTATTTCCGGTCGAGTGTTTCACAATAAAGGTCATATTTTAAATTCACGGGTGAAATCGACGTTTTGAGATTCGCTTAGCAATTTCATTGTACGTCAAAAAGTACTCTGAATTTCGaataaatgtaacaaaaatCGAATTTCATTGCAACAGATTTTGCATCCAGTGAACAGGTAATGTGAAAAATCTATAGATATAGATTATAGTTTTGACGGTTATAGTCGTCCAAGTGATTTTTAAACAAAACTGCATTTTTCGAATTTAGATAAATTAGAAGAATTACCGAAGCCTCAAAAAGAATATACTGGCGAAGTGAAAGTCCTTACTGTATTCACACAAACCTACTCTAATCTAATGTCAGTGGGTTGTTACCTTTTTCAAAAAGGGCTTTGATTGATTTTGAAAGGTATTACAAAGCTTCCGGTTTGAGAGAGATTGACTCAACTTGACAGTTGAGTGTCGCGATCGCGTCTTTCCACAGATTGAGGAAACGCAATGACGTCAATGCTGACAGTTAAACACCATGATTATGAGTCTCTAGCTGGAGCCAAGGGCAGCTGCGCACCCAGATATTAATATTATCTACTGATATCAAATGTATTGTCTTTAGCAATTATTGACATCGTTGCTTCAAAAGTCGATGGTTCCTTGCTTGCTGCTGTTGTCCAAGTTGTGCTGCAGCTCAAGAGGTgcatttcttgttttgttttttccccccccacgCAAGTCTGCAGAATAATATGATGAACCCCCTGTGGAAATCATTCAGGCCTGATTTGATAAACTGCATGCATCCAATTTTCATGCTGGCGTCTCAGCCTGCAGCAAATGCGCATaaacccagtgtgtgtgtgtgtgtgtgtgtgtgtgtgtgtgtgtgtgtgtgtgtgtgtgtgtgtgtgtgtgtgtgtgtgtgtgtgtgtgtgtgtgtcagggagagGAACGCAGGTTTGCATCTTTTCTCCTCATTGAGGCGTTTATTCTGTCATGTGCCTCTGAGATCATCCTGGATCAACGCTCTGTAAGAGGCTCCTGCAAGTTTTAAGGGGAAACGCGGGGGttcacaaagacacaaactaTATTGAAAGAAACACAGCAACTGtttaaaatcatctttttaTCTTTTTGCAAGACGAGCGTGGTATTTTAGCTGAGGGTATAAATTTGTCGGTACAGCATTCACTTGAATTTTTGCATATATATTGTGCGTAAAAACACATCTAGTAACACTTGCTGTAGCTTTTCGTCCATTTTTCATGATCTAAATTGTGTGCGCCAAAAGTGCGGGGGGTCTTCGAGGGCAGCACTAATCTTCCAGGGTCGGCCTCATGCATTCAACCATTGGCTCCAAGCCGGCCTGAAACAGCGCGAACGTGCGGCGAGGTATCGATAAGAGGCTCTTCTTCAATGAAATATTAATCCCATTCACTAAGAAGGGGATTAGTGGAGTACGTGGATCAGTTAAGCACCacagggtgagagaggggagTGAGTGACGAAGGGAACCGTCGGCTCTCCAACGTTgagggaaagggggaggggcttaagGCTCGGGATCCAGGTATAGCGTCTAGGctttggccactagatggcgccagtcaataaaatccatctgctgctggttgAGTCACACAAGGCGAGACTTCATCCTTTTCTGAAGATTATTAAGAgaattatttttcatttattaatcAGTTAAATATATAACTGTCATCTCTGGGCTTGTGTAGCCGTCTTTGTGATATAAGGTATGTTAAAGCTGCAAGAGAGTCATATTTGAACTTGATGTTCTCAGagagcacacacatgcgcgtgcgcgcgcgtatACACGCTCACTGTCAGATAGTCAGGCTATTGTTACTTGGCAACATCATTTCAAGGAGATGAGCTGATTCTGTGAAAGCTTTCCTGTCAGACTGCTGCCGAGTGTTTTGTCGGACGCCGATGGAATTGTGTATTACAGCTCCGTCAGGACGTCCGTGGCAATTAAATGGCCAAGCTGCTGTGAGCTGTGGAGTGAATTCAcccttagtgtgtgtgtgtgtgtgtgtgtgtgtgtgtgtgtgtgtgtgtgtgtgtgtgtgtgtgtgtgatggggagTGATTTAGGACTAATGTTGGACAAACACAGATGATCAGAAGTCAGGTTTCAAATCAAAATGAACTTCATCctatgaaatgtgttttttcaggGAAGTATTTCAACAAAAAATTGGGATTTGTCGGTGTTAGTCATCATGTTATCCAAGACACTGCTTTCAACACAACAGTGAACAATTAGCAGGTTGAAACAGGCGACCTGCTGCTCCAACAATGGCTCCACGGCAGAAAAGAGTCAGactaaacactgaaaacaagaACATCCTCCCTCCACCAAATTGGCCTCTTTTCTGAACCGAACCATAGAAGTCAGAAttaataaatgtgtataattatggctgttgtggttctgttgACACCGGCTGGGCCCATTCTTTTAAATACATGTCAGAATGAGCAACGAGCAGCTGTTAATTAGCaagaaatgtgaaaatggagGGCATTAATCACCCGTCCACGCCTCTCCCTGTCTGCAGACGAGTGTGTGGGCGTCTGAGTACAATAAGCTCTTATTGGTGGTACACACGCATGCATGGCGCATCCATGCAGTCTTCTGTGCATATGCGGGAattgtccagcagggggcagaaacATACAGTTACGCTGTCACACTGCCGTAATTCTTTATGTGTCattgaaatgttatttaaaCGTTATTTACACTGAGCAAAAGAGCATACATAAGATGAGAGGTTGTCCATCCTGTTGACTGTAGGACAAACGGAATGTCTGGCACTGACCCGAGAGCAGGAGGCTCAGGTCAAGATAAATTTAGTATCAGAGAAGAAGTGTGAGGGTTGCATATTCAGAAGAACTACAGCTGCCCCTAGAGATCAGGTATTTGAACTACGGAGAGCTACTGCAGATATCCCACAACATCTACTCGACCAAAAGTTCAGCCCGCGTTCAGTGTTTTTATTGAACAGATTTGGCATTTGCTAACGACGACACCATCTGTTCTGACAACTGCTGAATTATGGAGCCGACATAAAAGAAGGCCATGAAAGATTTATCACAattatggttttattttattttatttctttcaaaACTGATTCGAGGGTTTTACACACATGCTGCCGATGTGATTTAAAGTGTTAGCAACGACGGCTGGTACCTCTGGTCAGGAATGAGGCATCTGTTTGAGCTGGTGCTTCAAACGTTCTCTTTTCTAATCAGGCATTTCTCCATCCCAGTTTCTGATTGGTGTGGAGAGAATCAATAATCTGTGCAGCAGTAACAAGCTAATGCCCACTAGCAAGATGCTAGCATCACAAGGGACCTATTCAGTCCCCGTCATCATAATTCAAGgattgtgttttctgttttatcTGAAATGATTTGTGTAATTGAGATGAATGAGCTGGTCCTGCTCCATGTGTGCCAGAATGTTGCTCCACCATGTTCCTACAGAAGCTGACAAAGGacacaaataaaagcagatggTTGTAAAATACTTCTGAGTGTGTCTACAGGAAAATTCCCATTTTTTTCAGTGATTCACAGATTCCCAACTGAGAACTCGGTTCCTGCGATTTGCACTttcaccactagatggcactaGTTTGTTCACACCTGAGAGCGTAGCTGGAAATATGGCAGGAAACACCTGCTTTATCTTATGAGATTTGGGTCTCAGTTTGCTTTTGTAGGTTTTGGCCTCTATTCTCATTCACAAGTTTGGCTAGTTGTAGAGGTTTTTAGGATGACTGTGACGACGGAAAACCCCGGAAAGGTTACTGTGAGGGACGCTTTTAAACAGTTGATCCGTTAAATTAGAAACAGTAACTAATCAGAGTGAAATCAAGCGAGTTTGTGGTACCAAGTCATTCCACCACGCTGGTCATTTGACTCTTTATCCACTGAGCAAAGTTAGCAGATGCAATGAAAGACATGGGTCATACATGATAGGAGTTTATGACACTGCAGGACAAGGGAATCTCCATAAATATTTCTGTTTCCAGGATGTCCTCTCCTTCCTGCATGTGTCTTCCAAAGAGCAGGTTATAATGAGGATAACTGGGGGGGTCACCATAGGTGCTGTTGTATCGCTGCCTGGCTTCAATAATAAACAACACATGGAAGAGTGATTGTATTCCCCCCGGTCTCCCAAGACGGACTTTTGATGCCGAGACGCagtctccttctctctctgcatCCTTGCCGTTCTCCCTCTGACCGTCTCCCACGCTCCCCGCATTGCTCGCCATGCGACTGATGAATTAAAAGTGTGTCAGTTGGCAGCctgggaggggagaagagaaagaCATCAGAAAGAATTCATTCAGTGAGTTTTTCTTTCAAGAAACACAGATCTTGACGCTCTCATGGGTGTGAGACGGCCTATGTAGGTCAAGCTTGAGATTCTCACCTTCATATTTACCCTGAAAGATAATCACCTTCATGAGCTTGTTAACCTGGACTCTATCTCCAGTCATTCTAAAATGATGACCTGAGTGTGGAAGGCCCGTTGTTGCTAAGAGACTGTTTCAAGTCCCTCACAGCAGTGCTTTTTAGACACCTGAGAGTGTGTTTTGAAACCAGTCTTAGTTAACAAAACCACAGACAGTCAGTCTTTCTGGCTTTTGCAGTCAAAACTGCTGCAAAAGTGCTTCATAGCATCTATGAAATGTGGACTTGATCGGAGTTTTGAGGTTTTCCGACATCCGGATTGTCCAAGAGttggccttttttcttttcaatttacacccattttattgttttgtaaagaaaagaaaattttagatctttttatttcatcttcttgTCCGCTTCATCCCTTTCGGGGtgcacatatgggtgaaggcagcgaCCACCCCTGGGTGAGCccccagttcatcacagggccctagaggagcatttgtgggtttagtaccttgctcaacggtacctcggcagtgctctgaaggtgtcctggcaccttcccctagaAGCAGAACATCGTGCATGTTTTGATTGCACTTGGGatggaaccaagaaccctctgcttctcagctcaAAAATTCTTGACAGATCAAAAAGCTTGAGTTGTCCTGTCACTACATGATGGACAACAAAGTTTTTTGACAATCATTCGCTAGCAACATCATCACGAGCAAACAAACATTCAGGCGGAGTGAGACGTCTTCGGTGTAAATGAGACAGATAAAAAACCAGCTGAGCGACGAGAGTGTCTGTAAAAAGTTTCAAAACAACAATGGCGTCGTTGATCGGATTAAGGGACTGAGGGACTGGAACCAATCACAGCACGCTGCGCTTGTCTGGACAGGATGTGAGGCGTCAATTTGCCGCGGTGAGTGGCCGTGACATGGCACCGGCACCACCATCTTCTTGTGCAGAGTCCTACTCAACACAAGGTTTGGTGTATTGCCTTGAGTACTGGTGGCTACCTGCCCATCCCTATTCAGAACAATTCCTCGTGAAGCTCATTTCCTGTAAATCAGAGCTATAATTTATTTTGCTTCTCCAATATTTATCCCTTCAATATCTGAACTTTGTCACAGGTGTTTTAAACATTCATTCAGCTCCCGGTTCCCCCCAGGAatcctccaggctgctgcccTTATCCTCCCAGTGAGCACTCGCCTCAGCATCACAATCCAGGGCGGCTTTAATCAAAGGGAACGGCAGCTCGACCGGGCgacgggctgctgctgccgctcgtAAAATAAGAAGCCGTGTTTTGTTTCGCTCCAATAACCTCGGGATGACTTTTGGTTTCCAGCCCTCTTGAGTGTTTTTTATTAGCACCTCTGTATCTTGTTTGTTTGTCAGCCTCTTGGCAGTGACGGGATTTGACCGCGGGCGGTGTCAAGAACAAAAATAACACTTTTAGAacgtggttaaaaaaaagaaaaagatgagggGACATCTGTTTGTAGTGTGGCAATGAAAAGTGGAAGGAATGAGTTGGAGTCATATTTCGTTTTTCTCCCCCACTGAGCTGAGTTCTGAGCTGCTCCTGGGACCTGGGGTGCTGGAAAACCCTTTCAGGGAATCTGCAAATCTCCATTTGGGTTGGTCAATCGATGCAAAGGCTGCTCGTACCTCGAACAGGAAGTCATGCAGGTGCCTGGATAAACAAACATATCCACCGTGCTGTATTCATCCTCCAGCAGAGTTGCTAACAGTAGTTACACTTACAGAATATTCCCTATGAGCCACCAGGACTGAAGGTGTTGGGTCGATTCAGGCTCCAGGCGTTCGATGCGGAGTCTGCATGTGTTCAATGTGCCCGTGTGGGTTTTCCACACTGTCCTTCAACCATTAAAAACATGAACTTCAGGTTGATCGGAGGCTCTaaatgcctgtgtgtgtgtgtgtgtgtgtgtgtgtgtgtgtgtgtgtgtgtgtgtgtgtgtgtgctgcgaAGGACAGGGTATATTCCCGTCTCTCGCTCGCTGcctgctgggatagactccagcagaACAGGAATGTTGGACCAAACCCTGCGTCTGTTCTGCCTTAATCAGCTGTATCCGCCTCCCTCAAACTGCTGAACAATGATCTTTGTTAATAATTAATCTAATGAAATACCGGGAAACATACCTTGGGGTTGGAACTTAAATTCACATTAACGAAAAGACTGAAAACCCACCACGCGTGCCCCGAGGGACCCATATACCGCAAAGAGGCACAAGGGAAACGGAAGCAAggtcagcagtttctgaaattATTCCTCATAAATAGTGTGTTATTTTCTCTACCTGAGAGGATATGAGGGTTAACTGTGGACCTAGGGGGATTTGAACCGAGCATTTGATGCTCAAAGGGCTTTATTTTCCACCTGTTACCAAGGCTAGTGAATGGTAGCACAGAGGGTGCGACAAAACTGTAACTTTTGTTCCTGTTCATGTTTAGCATAACATGCTAAGCAATAATGTGGTGACAAC harbors:
- the ndfip2 gene encoding NEDD4 family-interacting protein 2; the encoded protein is MDPSSRYQVLHNEDDSSEASSSEQPCTSSQAATSNQDHGQARPGPAPSTSVAAAAEGPSGSWSQGEGEVPPPPYASIALGAAAAAPGSSFQGDFPVPPPYSVATSLPTYDEAEKAKAATMAVSSVEVTPQDDEFPPRDDFSDADQLRVGNDGIFMLAFFMAFLFNWIGFCLSFCLTNTIAGRYGAICGFGLSLIKWILIVRFSDYFTGYFNGQYWLWWIFLLLGLLLFFRGFINYLKVRNMSENMATSHRTRLFFLY